A part of Escherichia marmotae genomic DNA contains:
- a CDS encoding PTS sugar transporter subunit IIA, with product MNQFDIIILTHGEAGNYLLSSSEMIVGKTKNSTSLSLQPGMSPETLMLQVKAVLRPGIDTIIFTDIYGGTPSNIALLLSKDFPIRCISGVNLAMLIEANMLQDSDEILTFEEYVQHVHDAGKEMVQTYYFNKG from the coding sequence TTGAATCAGTTCGATATTATAATTCTGACACACGGTGAAGCTGGGAATTATTTATTATCCAGCAGCGAAATGATTGTAGGTAAAACAAAAAATTCCACGTCGCTTTCTCTGCAGCCTGGAATGTCACCTGAAACACTTATGCTACAAGTAAAAGCGGTACTCAGGCCTGGTATTGATACGATCATATTCACAGATATCTATGGCGGAACGCCATCAAATATTGCCCTCCTTCTTTCTAAAGATTTTCCCATTCGCTGTATCAGCGGTGTCAATTTGGCTATGTTAATCGAAGCCAACATGTTACAGGATTCTGACGAAATACTTACCTTTGAAGAATATGTTCAACATGTACATGATGCGGGTAAAGAAATGGTTCAAACTTATTACTTTAATAAAGGATGA
- a CDS encoding PTS system mannose/fructose/N-acetylgalactosamine-transporter subunit IIB, with translation MSIVHARIDYRLIHGQVITKWLKRSDANKIIVIDDPLSRDPFLAEVYKMAAPSGVEVIMTSIEDVLQRWNSNNFYEGKLLILFKSIDSALQTIQGGLMLEELQVGGVENTPGRKIVFNQISLNHEDANKLQIIEDKNIKVYFQTIPEEDPASLQKIKNKLP, from the coding sequence ATGAGTATAGTACATGCCCGTATTGATTACCGTTTAATTCATGGACAAGTTATAACAAAATGGTTAAAAAGAAGTGATGCTAATAAAATAATTGTCATTGATGACCCTTTATCACGCGATCCTTTTCTTGCCGAAGTCTATAAGATGGCAGCGCCAAGTGGCGTCGAAGTAATAATGACATCTATTGAAGATGTATTACAGCGCTGGAATAGCAATAACTTCTATGAAGGAAAGCTATTAATACTTTTCAAATCGATCGATTCTGCATTACAAACCATACAAGGTGGTTTAATGCTAGAGGAATTACAGGTCGGCGGCGTTGAAAACACTCCAGGAAGGAAAATAGTTTTCAATCAAATATCACTCAATCATGAAGATGCCAACAAACTTCAAATCATCGAAGATAAGAATATAAAAGTTTATTTCCAAACTATTCCTGAAGAAGATCCTGCCAGCCTACAAAAAATCAAAAATAAGTTACCTTAA
- a CDS encoding PTS mannose/fructose/sorbose/N-acetylgalactosamine transporter subunit IIC, whose protein sequence is MSIFTAAIIALVYWISQAKVWYGFSIMRMPLSIAPIMGLIFNDMPTALSVGATLQMIYIGSIAPGGNPPADEGLASCIAIPIALTAGIKPEIAISLAIPLGLLGVVLENVRKTLNTTFVHMADRYAEKGDIKGIQRAATIYPLLLAFPMRFVPVFIACLYGPDAIASFVNLLPAWSTNGLAIAGNILPALGFAITIIVIGKKQYIPLFIIGFFLVTYSGLNTIGISIFGLCAVLLYMQSQNAKGTQNG, encoded by the coding sequence ATGTCTATTTTTACCGCAGCAATTATTGCCCTGGTATATTGGATATCCCAGGCAAAAGTATGGTACGGTTTTTCTATTATGCGTATGCCATTATCGATAGCGCCTATTATGGGACTAATCTTTAATGATATGCCAACCGCTTTATCTGTTGGGGCCACCTTACAGATGATCTATATCGGGAGTATTGCCCCGGGTGGAAACCCTCCTGCCGATGAAGGTTTAGCCTCATGTATCGCAATCCCAATTGCACTTACCGCAGGTATTAAACCAGAAATTGCTATCTCTTTAGCTATTCCTCTGGGATTGCTGGGCGTGGTTCTGGAAAACGTGCGCAAAACACTGAACACTACGTTTGTCCACATGGCTGACCGCTATGCAGAAAAAGGGGATATCAAAGGCATACAACGCGCAGCCACAATATATCCTCTCCTGTTAGCCTTTCCGATGCGTTTTGTACCGGTATTCATCGCCTGTTTGTACGGCCCGGATGCCATTGCCTCTTTTGTAAACCTGCTTCCCGCCTGGTCGACGAATGGACTGGCGATTGCCGGTAATATTCTGCCTGCACTCGGTTTCGCAATAACCATCATTGTCATCGGTAAAAAACAATATATCCCTCTGTTCATTATCGGCTTTTTCCTCGTGACCTATTCAGGTTTGAATACTATTGGCATCTCTATTTTTGGACTCTGTGCCGTCCTCTTATATATGCAGTCACAAAATGCAAAAGGAACGCAAAATGGATAA
- a CDS encoding PTS system mannose/fructose/sorbose family transporter subunit IID — protein sequence MDNTIESGYSASSPITQRDVQIVWLKWHAFSETSLNFERLQALAFCNAMTGVLAKLYPDEKDLAKALQRHLTMFNTQANWGSVIAGISIALEEKAAQEPEEQREATTQLVTGLKTGLMGPVSGIGDTLDFGTLRPIVIGVCIPFVIQGYVIAALLPLIYQVVYMFFASRFALNIGYKKGKESILEILHSGSIHRIIEGAGMFGLLMMGALSATYVKIKTPLHITTGGGNTIVLQDMLDKIVPNMLPLIAVLGIYFYIQKCGPHFLRILVTILFLSLAFSFFGVL from the coding sequence ATGGATAATACAATTGAGTCAGGATACTCAGCATCCTCACCAATTACGCAAAGAGATGTTCAGATTGTTTGGCTAAAATGGCACGCATTCTCTGAAACATCTTTGAATTTCGAACGCTTGCAAGCGCTGGCATTTTGTAACGCAATGACAGGGGTATTAGCGAAATTATATCCCGATGAAAAAGATCTCGCTAAAGCCCTACAACGCCATTTAACCATGTTCAACACTCAGGCGAACTGGGGATCGGTTATCGCTGGTATTAGTATTGCGCTGGAGGAAAAAGCAGCTCAGGAACCAGAAGAACAACGTGAAGCAACAACGCAGCTCGTTACGGGTTTAAAAACGGGTCTTATGGGGCCTGTATCAGGTATTGGTGACACGTTAGACTTTGGTACATTGCGCCCCATTGTTATTGGTGTCTGTATCCCGTTTGTTATTCAGGGATACGTTATTGCCGCACTTCTCCCCCTGATTTACCAGGTTGTTTACATGTTTTTCGCCAGTCGATTTGCACTCAATATCGGCTATAAAAAAGGGAAAGAATCAATCCTGGAAATCCTGCATTCTGGTAGCATTCATCGAATCATTGAAGGCGCAGGAATGTTCGGGTTGTTGATGATGGGGGCGCTTTCAGCAACATATGTAAAAATTAAGACGCCATTGCACATTACAACCGGTGGCGGTAATACCATCGTCTTGCAGGATATGCTGGATAAAATTGTACCTAACATGTTGCCGCTTATTGCCGTGTTGGGTATTTATTTTTACATACAAAAGTGTGGCCCACATTTCTTGCGCATTCTGGTAACTATTCTGTTTTTAAGCCTGGCGTTTTCTTTCTTTGGAGTTTTATAA
- a CDS encoding phosphoglycerate dehydrogenase, which translates to MKKITITPRPFIDKGKVYIEKLQSAGYDVECNTSGGRYSKEELIEKIKYADAIITGNDPLDREVIDQAKNLKVISKYGVGLDNIDVDYANRKGIVVHKALNANSISVAEMAILMMLSSCRKYVETENQARNGQDVRLVGHELYQKTLGLIGLGAIGQHVAHIAHSLGMIITAYDPYLDKNKVPSYIELKSLDDIYHHSNILSLHLPLLDNTRNLINETVFDKIKPSAILINTARGGLVDEESLYSALINQKIAFASEDIELKERSAKIKELKNYSITPHAASFTNEAEHNTMQISIKNVLQELEKE; encoded by the coding sequence ATGAAAAAGATAACTATCACGCCAAGACCTTTTATTGATAAAGGCAAAGTCTATATTGAAAAACTACAATCTGCAGGTTATGACGTTGAATGTAATACCAGTGGAGGTCGATATAGCAAGGAAGAACTCATCGAGAAAATTAAATATGCAGATGCCATTATTACCGGCAACGATCCTTTAGACAGAGAAGTGATTGATCAGGCCAAAAACTTGAAGGTTATATCGAAATATGGTGTAGGGTTAGACAATATAGATGTCGATTACGCGAATAGAAAAGGCATCGTAGTGCACAAAGCTCTCAATGCCAATTCTATTTCCGTTGCAGAGATGGCCATCCTGATGATGCTCTCCAGTTGCCGAAAATATGTCGAAACCGAGAATCAAGCCAGAAATGGTCAGGATGTCAGGCTTGTCGGTCATGAGCTATATCAAAAAACGCTGGGATTAATTGGGCTTGGTGCAATTGGTCAGCATGTTGCCCATATTGCTCATTCTCTTGGAATGATTATCACCGCCTATGATCCCTATCTCGATAAAAATAAAGTTCCATCTTATATAGAGCTTAAATCACTGGATGATATTTATCATCATAGCAACATCCTTTCTCTACATTTGCCGTTACTGGATAATACTCGTAATCTGATCAACGAGACGGTATTCGATAAAATAAAACCCTCGGCCATTTTAATTAACACAGCAAGGGGGGGATTGGTTGATGAAGAATCTTTATATAGCGCACTTATTAATCAGAAAATAGCCTTTGCCAGCGAAGATATTGAGTTGAAGGAACGTTCAGCAAAAATTAAAGAACTAAAAAATTATTCTATTACACCTCATGCTGCTTCATTCACCAATGAGGCCGAGCATAACACCATGCAAATTTCTATTAAAAATGTCCTACAGGAACTGGAGAAAGAATAA
- the dapA gene encoding 4-hydroxy-tetrahydrodipicolinate synthase produces the protein MKELKGIITAMVTPFDEMEKMDISAAKKMARWLVDKGVHGLFICGTNGEFHLLSDDEKVELTKAVVEEVGNEVTICAGAGCCSTKQTIELTRRLVDAGADYISVVTPYYLVPNQEDLYRHYYDIALSTTAPIILYNLPGQTGLSIEYETANRLADIENIVAIKDSSGKFEVQKQYLEISKHKNFKVLNGSDSLMLDAFKEGSVAAVAATSNVLPTIEVDLYNYFMAGELDKAQEERNKMDSLRMTIKKMTAPAVMKEALNLMGVKAGITRRPIHMPNDAIVEDIKEMLKGYKFL, from the coding sequence ATGAAAGAGCTTAAAGGGATTATTACCGCAATGGTAACGCCTTTCGATGAAATGGAAAAAATGGACATTTCAGCAGCAAAAAAAATGGCACGTTGGTTAGTCGATAAAGGCGTACACGGCTTGTTTATTTGCGGAACGAACGGTGAGTTTCATTTGCTCTCCGATGACGAAAAAGTTGAACTAACAAAAGCCGTAGTTGAAGAAGTTGGCAATGAAGTGACTATTTGTGCAGGCGCGGGTTGCTGTAGCACAAAACAAACTATTGAATTAACAAGACGCTTAGTAGATGCAGGTGCCGATTACATTTCCGTTGTGACACCATACTACCTGGTGCCTAACCAGGAAGATTTATACCGCCACTATTATGATATTGCCTTAAGCACAACAGCCCCCATTATTCTTTATAACTTGCCGGGTCAGACCGGGTTGAGTATTGAATATGAAACGGCAAACCGTTTAGCCGATATTGAAAATATCGTAGCGATAAAAGATAGCAGTGGTAAATTTGAAGTTCAGAAACAATATCTGGAAATATCTAAACATAAAAACTTTAAGGTGTTAAATGGCTCAGACTCCTTAATGCTGGATGCATTTAAAGAAGGTTCTGTGGCTGCTGTTGCTGCAACGTCGAATGTTCTGCCTACTATTGAAGTCGATTTATATAACTACTTCATGGCCGGTGAACTGGATAAAGCACAGGAAGAGCGCAACAAGATGGATTCGCTACGCATGACCATTAAAAAAATGACTGCGCCTGCGGTAATGAAGGAAGCACTAAACCTGATGGGCGTGAAAGCCGGTATTACCCGTAGACCAATTCATATGCCAAACGACGCGATCGTCGAAGACATCAAGGAAATGCTAAAAGGCTATAAATTCCTGTAA